Proteins found in one Triticum urartu cultivar G1812 chromosome 4, Tu2.1, whole genome shotgun sequence genomic segment:
- the LOC125553957 gene encoding uncharacterized protein LOC125553957 yields MALGDDSPASYIRMVHHLIEKCMTFGMSMEECMEALSKRADVQPVVTSTVWKELEKENKEFFDRYNKQLRSEKGGRSSCSSSSDSSS; encoded by the exons ATGGCCCTgggagacgactctccggcctcCTACATCCGCATG GTTCACCATCTGATAGAGAAGTGCATGACGTTCGGGATGAGCATGGAGGAGTGCATGGAGGCGCTGTCCAAGCGCGCCGACGTTCAGCCGGTCGTCACCTCCACAG TATGGAAAGAGCTGGAGAAGGAGAACAAGGAGTTCTTCGACAGATACAACAAGCAGTTGAGATCAGAAAAGGGAGGCCGAAGCagctgcagcagcagcagcgacagCAGCTCCTAA